A part of Gambusia affinis linkage group LG21, SWU_Gaff_1.0, whole genome shotgun sequence genomic DNA contains:
- the LOC122824187 gene encoding C-C chemokine receptor type 8-like — MLPNSTDGSQEVPPCSRDGDNRLGAQLSILYYFMFLFSLLGNGLVLFIIYRIERLITVTNILLLNLVASSLIFMSSLPFVAVYMQLSEWIFGSAMCKIVFSAYYLGFYSSVFFLTLLMFDQHLAVVYSLPAAHVRNRRYAVISCVVVWLVSGLACIRPMLSLNTFTYLNSSMHCDYYPIELPNMDVVVTAGFYIQLFVFFILPLAAIIYCNVRITITVLSTRIASKFKTVRLVLVIILLCFICCTPFSVVVVLLEREPNSCEESQKLGYALQITRNMAYFYFCISPFFYTLLGAKFQDHVRQLLVKCFPRLKTDISLAECSPATLPTKHPTKDKTLDSNA; from the exons ATGTTACCAAACAGTACTGATGGAAGTCAAGAGGTTCCACCATGCAGCAGAGACGGTGACAACAGGCTGGGAGCTCAGCTGTCCATCCTCTACTACTTCATGTTTCTCTTCAGTCTGCTTGGCAACGGGCTTGTTCTGTTCATCATCTACCG CATCGAGAGGCTGATCACTGTGACCAACATCTTGCTGCTGAACCTGGTGGCGTCCTCCCTCATCTTCATGAGCAGCCTTCCCTTTGTGGCCGTCTACATGCAGCTCTCTGAATGGATTTTTGGCTCAGCTATGTGCAAGATCGTCTTCAGTGCCTACTACCTGGGCTTCTAcagctcagttttctttttaactctgCTGATGTTTGACCAACATCTGGCTGTTGTGTATTCGCTGCCTGCTGCTCATGTGAGGAATCGACGTTACGCAGTCATTTCCTGTGTGGTGGTGTGGCTGGTGAGTGGTTTGGCTTGCATCAGGCCGATGCTTTCCCTCAACACTTTCACGTATTTAAACAGTTCAATGCATTGTGATTATTATCCCATTGAACTCCCGAATATGGATGTAGTGGTAACTGCTGGATTTTATATCCAGCTTTTTGTGTTCTTCATTCTCCCTCTGGCTGCTATTATCTACTGCAACGTCAGGATCACAATCACTGTCCTATCAACAAGAATAGCTTCTAAATTCAAGACAGTCAGGCTGGTCTTAGTCATCATACTGCTGTGTTTTATCTGCTGTACTCCATTCAGTGTTGTTGTAGTGCTTTTGGAACGTGAACCCAATAGCTGTGAGGAATCACAGAAACTCGGTTACGCCCTTCAGATCACTCGTAACATGGCatacttttacttttgcatcagtCCTTTCTTCTACACGTTGCTCGGGGCCAAATTCCAAGATCATGTCAGACAGTTGTTGGTGAAATGTTTCCCACGATTGAAGACAGATATTTCTCTGGCTGAATGCAGCCCAGCTACCCTGccaacaaaacatccaacaaaagacaaaactttgGACAGCAATGCTTAG